ATCATTAATTGTCAAGTATCTGAAAGAAAAATAAAAATATTAACTTCATGTACTCAAAAACTTTTCAGGCGCACTAAGATAAACCTGAAAAAGCTCGAAGAATTTTCCAACATGAATTCCGTCCATCAAAGAATGATGAACTTCTACGGAAACCGGCATTTTAATCAAGTCATTTTGTTCAGTGTATTTTCCGAAAACGATTTTGGGAACCGAATCCTCTTTCCCAGGTTTGCGGGCATGGGCAAAACTGGTAAAAGAAATCCAGGGAATCATTGAGTAGTGAATGAGGTCATCTCGTTCATCTGCAGGGTTGACTGATTTTTCCTGACCGGCGATCCGTTCTAATTCTTTGGTTGCCTTCTCTTCGAATTTTTTAAAATTTGGATCGTAATCAAAATAACTGAAGCTAAAGGTCTCATCCTCGTTTAAAACCGTGGAACCGCCGTCAATCAGTTCATGCACAATTACTTTGTTTTCTCGAATTCTGTAACGAAACGGTTCGATTTCATTTGCTGCTTTTAAAGATAAATAAAGAGACGCCTTAA
This sequence is a window from candidate division KSB1 bacterium. Protein-coding genes within it:
- a CDS encoding chloramphenicol acetyltransferase, with the translated sequence MSFFKASLYLSLKAANEIEPFRYRIRENKVIVHELIDGGSTVLNEDETFSFSYFDYDPNFKKFEEKATKELERIAGQEKSVNPADERDDLIHYSMIPWISFTSFAHARKPGKEDSVPKIVFGKYTEQNDLIKMPVSVEVHHSLMDGIHVGKFFELFQVYLSAPEKFLST